The following coding sequences are from one Achromobacter sp. B7 window:
- a CDS encoding ABC transporter ATP-binding protein: MKKPHLLSGLADAFPARWRDEIRAELADGETLLAWVEIDLDQRLKFQPGLVAATDRRLLARNSADNGWDSWAYGPQLRLNLTDHAGAAVLELHDDTARLAVWRFTLARNPAALRLLAQFESQQAIRLSGKAEEAPQERNCTVCNNVIPAGEEECPTCNQEQAAPSSTWALLRLWRFARPYRGHLLVGFVLTLLGTAATLVPPYLTMPLMDDVLIPFQNGAPIDYSKVRMYLSGLLASAFLAWGLGWARTYILAWVSERIGADLRTTTYEHLQQLSLEYFGGKRTGDLISRIGSETDRICVFLSLHLLDFATDILMIVMTAVILVSINPWLALVTLVPLPFIIWMIHAVRDRLRHGFEKVDRIWSEITNVLADTIPGIRVVKAFAQEKREVARFREANNRNLEVNDRVNTTWSLFSPTVTLLTEVGLLVVWIFGIWQVSQKQITVGVLAAFLAYIGRFYLRLDSMSRIVSVTQKAAAGAKRIFDVLDHVSSVPEPQKPATLPHINGRIELRDVGFRYGNRQVIRGLNLTIAPGEMIGLVGHSGSGKSTLINLICRFYDVSEGAVLVDGIDIRSVRVTDYRRNIGLVLQEPFLFFGTIAENIAYGKPDATRDEIVAAARAAHAHEFILRLPHGYDSLVGERGQALSGGERQRISIARALLIDPRILILDEATSSVDTTTEKEIQKALDNLVRGRTTIAIAHRLSTLRKADRLVVLDRGQIVEQGPHEELMAREGAYYRLYQAQARQAEADAQASGSEDMAAVA, encoded by the coding sequence ATGAAAAAACCACACCTGCTTTCCGGCCTTGCCGATGCCTTTCCTGCCCGCTGGCGGGATGAAATCCGCGCTGAATTAGCGGATGGCGAAACCTTGCTGGCCTGGGTTGAAATAGACCTGGACCAGCGGCTGAAGTTCCAGCCGGGGCTGGTCGCCGCGACTGACCGGCGCCTTCTAGCCCGAAATTCCGCCGATAACGGTTGGGATTCGTGGGCCTACGGGCCGCAATTAAGACTTAATCTGACGGACCACGCTGGGGCCGCCGTGCTGGAATTGCACGACGACACGGCGCGTCTGGCCGTCTGGCGTTTCACGCTGGCCCGCAATCCGGCCGCGCTGCGCCTGCTGGCGCAGTTTGAATCGCAGCAGGCGATCCGGCTTTCGGGCAAAGCCGAAGAAGCGCCGCAGGAACGCAATTGCACCGTCTGTAATAACGTTATCCCCGCAGGCGAGGAAGAATGCCCGACCTGCAACCAGGAACAAGCCGCACCGTCGTCCACGTGGGCGTTGTTGCGGCTTTGGCGGTTTGCGCGGCCGTATCGCGGCCACTTGCTGGTCGGTTTCGTGCTGACGTTGCTGGGCACGGCCGCGACCTTGGTGCCGCCTTACCTGACCATGCCGCTGATGGACGACGTGTTGATTCCGTTCCAGAACGGCGCGCCTATCGACTACAGCAAGGTGCGCATGTATCTCAGCGGCTTGCTGGCGTCCGCCTTCCTGGCCTGGGGGCTGGGGTGGGCCCGAACCTACATCCTGGCCTGGGTCAGCGAGCGTATCGGCGCCGATTTGCGCACCACTACCTATGAGCACTTGCAACAGCTGTCCCTGGAGTACTTTGGCGGAAAGCGCACGGGCGACCTGATTTCCCGCATCGGTAGCGAGACCGACCGCATTTGCGTGTTCCTGTCTTTGCACCTGCTGGACTTCGCCACCGACATCCTGATGATTGTGATGACGGCGGTGATCCTGGTGTCGATCAACCCGTGGCTGGCCTTGGTGACGCTGGTGCCGCTGCCGTTCATTATCTGGATGATTCACGCCGTGCGTGACCGCCTGCGCCACGGCTTTGAAAAGGTCGACCGCATCTGGTCCGAAATCACCAACGTGCTGGCCGACACCATTCCCGGCATTCGCGTGGTCAAGGCATTCGCCCAGGAAAAGCGTGAAGTCGCGCGTTTTCGCGAAGCCAATAATCGCAATCTGGAAGTGAACGACCGCGTCAACACCACGTGGTCGCTGTTTTCGCCCACCGTCACGTTGTTGACGGAAGTGGGGCTGCTGGTGGTGTGGATATTCGGTATCTGGCAGGTGTCGCAAAAGCAGATCACGGTCGGCGTATTGGCTGCGTTTTTGGCGTATATCGGGCGCTTTTATCTGCGCCTGGATTCCATGAGCCGCATTGTGTCGGTCACGCAAAAGGCCGCTGCCGGCGCCAAGCGCATTTTTGACGTGCTGGACCATGTGTCCAGCGTGCCGGAACCGCAAAAGCCGGCCACGCTGCCGCACATCAACGGCCGCATCGAATTGCGCGACGTGGGTTTCCGCTACGGCAACCGCCAGGTGATACGCGGGCTGAACCTGACCATCGCCCCGGGCGAAATGATTGGGCTGGTCGGTCACAGCGGCTCGGGCAAGAGCACGTTGATCAACTTGATCTGCCGTTTCTACGACGTATCCGAAGGCGCCGTGCTGGTGGACGGCATCGACATCCGCTCGGTGCGCGTGACCGACTATCGGCGCAACATCGGCTTGGTGCTGCAAGAGCCTTTCCTGTTCTTCGGCACCATTGCCGAGAACATTGCCTACGGCAAGCCTGATGCCACCCGCGATGAAATCGTCGCAGCGGCCCGTGCGGCCCATGCGCATGAATTCATCCTGCGACTGCCGCACGGCTACGACTCGCTGGTGGGCGAGCGCGGCCAGGCCCTGTCCGGCGGTGAACGCCAGCGCATCTCGATTGCGCGTGCGTTGCTTATCGACCCGCGCATCCTGATCCTGGACGAAGCCACGTCGTCGGTGGACACCACCACCGAAAAGGAAATTCAGAAGGCGTTGGACAACCTGGTCCGTGGCCGCACCACCATCGCCATCGCGCACCGGTTGAGCACGCTGCGCAAGGCGGATCGGCTGGTCGTCCTGGACCGTGGCCAGATCGTCGAGCAAGGGCCGCACGAAGAACTGATGGCCCGCGAGGGCGCCTACTATCGCCTCTACCAGGCGCAAGCGCGCCAGGCGGAAGCCGACGCGCAGGCGTCGGGCAGCGAAGACATGGCCGCCGTGGCCTGA
- a CDS encoding BON domain-containing protein, giving the protein MEFRKLIAAAALGTGAVFTSMAFAADDGKPKQSVGEYASDATVTTKVKAAFVADKQLSALDIAVETNNGVATLTGTVGTAAEADHAATVTRGVEGVKQVKNNIKVDPAKNKK; this is encoded by the coding sequence ATGGAATTTCGCAAGCTGATCGCCGCCGCCGCACTGGGAACTGGCGCTGTCTTCACTTCCATGGCTTTCGCGGCGGATGATGGCAAGCCCAAGCAATCCGTGGGCGAATATGCCTCCGACGCAACAGTAACGACCAAGGTCAAGGCCGCTTTCGTTGCCGACAAGCAACTGAGCGCGTTGGACATCGCCGTGGAAACCAACAACGGCGTCGCGACGCTGACCGGTACCGTGGGCACGGCGGCTGAAGCCGACCACGCCGCTACCGTCACCCGTGGCGTTGAAGGGGTGAAGCAGGTGAAGAACAACATCAAGGTCGACCCGGCCAAGAACAAGAAGTAA
- a CDS encoding DUF1328 domain-containing protein, which translates to MLHYAVVFFVIAIIAAVLGFGGIAAGAAGIAKILFFVFLVLALLSILSGALRKK; encoded by the coding sequence ATGTTGCATTACGCCGTAGTTTTCTTCGTCATCGCGATCATCGCGGCGGTTCTCGGCTTTGGCGGTATTGCCGCCGGGGCCGCGGGTATCGCCAAGATCTTGTTCTTCGTATTCCTGGTGCTGGCGCTCTTGTCCATCTTGAGCGGCGCGCTGCGAAAAAAATAG
- the cphA gene encoding cyanophycin synthetase: MEVSRIRALRGPNLWSKNTAIEAIVSCADAECSIDNLPEFEARLRARLPQTGLMRPEGHQGAVSIAHVLQIVALTMQAHAGCPVTFGRTSSTVEPGVFQVVVEYSEEEVGLLAMELAQQLVRAALDDTPFDLPDALKRLRDLDEDVRLGPSTGSIVNAAVARNIPYRRLTQGSMVQFGWGSKQRRIQAAETDLTSAISESIAQDKDLTKMLLDAAGVPVPMGRSVTSAEEAWEAAQELGGPVVVKPRDGSQGRGVAVNIETRERVIQAFEVAEEVSSEVIVERYIPGHDFRLLVVGGALVAASRRDPPQVTGDGQHTIRELVDQVNADPLRGDGHATSLTKIRFDDIALATLQKQGFDADSVPPPGTLIFLRNNANLSTGGSATDVTDEVHPEMAARAVSAARMIGLDICGVDVVAESVLYPLEEQHGGVVEVNAAPGLRMHLNPSFGKGRAVGEAIIANMYADGDDGRIPVVAVAGTNGKTTTVRLTAHLLGAAGNRVGMTNSDGVYIDNLRIDTGDCSGPRSARSVLMHPDVDAAVFETARGGILREGLAFDRCNVAIVTNIGMGDHLGLGYISTVEDLAVVKRVIVQHVHPSGTAVLNAADPIVAEMAASCPGSITYFAEDRNHPVLATHRAQGLRSVYRDGDAIVAAQGAEETRFPLADIPLTRNGTITFQVENAMASIAAAWALNLDWDVVRRGLATFVNDAQTAPGRFNVFDYRGATIIADYGHNPDAILALVRAVDAMPAKRRSVVISGAGDRRDEDIRMQTEILGAAFDDVLLYQDQCQRGRADGEVLALLQEGLVGAPRTTHIEEIHGEFLAIDTALGRLKAGDLCLILVDQVEEALAHIAHRIAQP; the protein is encoded by the coding sequence ATGGAAGTTTCCCGTATCCGTGCCCTGCGCGGCCCCAATCTGTGGAGCAAGAACACCGCGATCGAGGCCATCGTTTCGTGCGCCGACGCCGAGTGCTCCATCGATAACCTGCCTGAGTTCGAAGCCCGCCTGCGCGCGCGCTTGCCGCAAACCGGGCTGATGCGGCCGGAAGGCCATCAAGGCGCGGTGTCGATCGCGCACGTGTTGCAGATCGTCGCGTTGACGATGCAGGCGCACGCCGGTTGCCCCGTCACCTTCGGGCGCACCTCGTCCACCGTCGAGCCCGGCGTGTTCCAGGTGGTGGTCGAATACAGCGAAGAAGAAGTCGGCTTGCTGGCCATGGAGCTGGCGCAGCAACTGGTGCGCGCCGCGCTGGACGACACGCCGTTCGACTTGCCCGATGCGCTGAAGCGTTTGCGCGATCTGGACGAAGACGTGCGCCTGGGACCCAGCACCGGTTCTATCGTGAACGCCGCCGTAGCCCGCAACATTCCCTATCGCCGCCTGACGCAAGGCAGCATGGTGCAGTTCGGCTGGGGCAGCAAGCAGCGCCGCATCCAGGCCGCCGAGACCGACCTGACCAGCGCCATCTCGGAATCGATCGCGCAAGACAAAGACCTGACCAAGATGCTGCTGGACGCGGCCGGCGTGCCGGTGCCCATGGGCCGCTCGGTAACGAGCGCCGAAGAGGCATGGGAAGCCGCGCAAGAGCTGGGCGGCCCCGTGGTCGTCAAGCCGCGCGACGGCAGCCAGGGCCGGGGCGTGGCGGTCAACATCGAAACGCGGGAACGCGTGATCCAGGCATTCGAAGTGGCCGAGGAAGTCAGCTCGGAAGTTATCGTCGAACGCTATATTCCCGGCCACGACTTCCGCCTGCTGGTGGTGGGCGGCGCGCTGGTTGCGGCATCGCGCCGCGACCCGCCGCAAGTGACCGGAGACGGGCAGCACACCATCCGCGAACTGGTCGACCAGGTCAACGCGGACCCGTTGCGCGGCGACGGGCACGCTACCTCGCTGACCAAGATCCGCTTTGACGACATCGCGCTGGCCACGTTGCAAAAACAGGGCTTTGACGCGGATTCCGTGCCGCCCCCCGGCACCCTCATCTTCCTGCGCAACAACGCAAACCTGAGCACGGGCGGATCAGCCACCGATGTGACCGACGAAGTGCACCCCGAGATGGCCGCGCGTGCGGTCTCCGCCGCGCGCATGATCGGTCTGGACATCTGCGGCGTGGACGTGGTGGCCGAAAGCGTGCTGTACCCGCTGGAAGAGCAGCATGGCGGCGTGGTCGAAGTCAACGCAGCGCCGGGCCTGCGCATGCACCTGAACCCGTCGTTCGGCAAGGGCCGCGCGGTGGGCGAGGCCATCATCGCCAACATGTACGCGGACGGCGACGACGGGCGTATTCCGGTCGTGGCCGTGGCCGGCACCAACGGCAAGACCACCACGGTGCGCCTGACGGCCCACCTGCTGGGCGCCGCCGGCAACCGCGTCGGCATGACCAATTCCGACGGCGTGTATATCGACAACCTGCGCATCGACACCGGCGATTGCAGCGGCCCGCGCAGCGCGCGCAGCGTGCTGATGCACCCGGACGTGGACGCCGCCGTGTTCGAAACCGCGCGTGGCGGCATCCTGCGCGAGGGCCTGGCGTTTGACCGCTGCAACGTGGCCATCGTGACCAACATCGGCATGGGCGACCATCTGGGCCTGGGCTACATCAGCACCGTAGAAGACCTGGCCGTGGTCAAGCGCGTAATCGTGCAGCACGTGCACCCGTCGGGCACCGCCGTGCTGAACGCCGCTGACCCGATCGTGGCCGAGATGGCCGCCAGTTGCCCGGGTTCAATCACGTACTTTGCGGAAGACCGCAACCACCCCGTCCTGGCCACGCACCGCGCGCAGGGGCTGCGGTCGGTGTACCGCGACGGCGATGCGATCGTGGCGGCGCAAGGCGCCGAAGAAACGCGCTTCCCGCTGGCCGACATTCCGCTGACGCGCAATGGCACGATCACCTTCCAGGTTGAAAACGCCATGGCCTCGATTGCCGCGGCATGGGCGTTGAACCTGGACTGGGACGTTGTGCGCCGGGGCCTGGCCACGTTCGTGAACGACGCGCAGACGGCCCCGGGCCGCTTCAATGTGTTCGACTATCGCGGCGCCACGATCATTGCCGACTACGGCCACAACCCCGACGCCATCCTGGCGCTGGTACGCGCGGTGGACGCCATGCCGGCCAAGCGCCGCTCAGTGGTCATCAGCGGGGCGGGCGACCGCCGTGATGAAGACATCCGCATGCAGACGGAAATCCTGGGCGCCGCCTTTGATGACGTGCTGCTGTACCAGGACCAATGCCAGCGCGGACGCGCCGACGGCGAGGTGCTGGCGCTGCTGCAAGAAGGCCTGGTGGGGGCGCCGCGCACGACGCATATCGAGGAAATTCATGGCGAATTCCTGGCCATCGATACGGCGTTGGGCCGCCTGAAAGCGGGCGATCTGTGCCTGATCCTGGTTGACCAGGTGGAAGAAGCGCTGGCGCACATCGCGCACCGCATCGCCCAGCCCTGA
- a CDS encoding PhzF family phenazine biosynthesis protein: MTSYAFRLLNVFASSTFGGNQLCVFEDARGMDDATMLNLAAQFNLSETTFILPSDKADARVRIFTPGYEMKFAGHPTIGTSQAVRDIRGTGDALTLEFAAGVVPVQAQGDAWTFTAPCPNGVQTAPPEQDRAAIASLVGLSADDLASDPIWVDTGADQLLVPLASVDAVRRAMPDSAKLSRWQASSLGRKTMYLFAFDEGNVRDARQVVVARYFFAKAGGGVDEDAGTGSACANLGGWLIHKQQPLPGSILVEQGDQMGRPCRLLLDVHADGRIQVGGRALEIGRGTVTI, from the coding sequence ATGACCTCCTACGCCTTTCGCCTGCTTAACGTCTTTGCGTCGTCCACCTTCGGCGGCAACCAGCTTTGCGTGTTTGAAGACGCGCGCGGTATGGACGACGCCACCATGCTGAACCTGGCCGCGCAGTTCAATCTGTCCGAAACCACGTTCATCCTGCCGTCCGACAAGGCCGATGCGCGCGTGCGCATCTTCACGCCGGGCTACGAAATGAAGTTTGCCGGCCACCCCACCATCGGCACGTCGCAAGCGGTGCGCGACATTCGTGGCACCGGCGATGCGTTGACGCTGGAATTTGCCGCGGGCGTGGTGCCGGTGCAGGCGCAAGGTGACGCCTGGACCTTCACCGCGCCGTGCCCCAACGGCGTGCAGACGGCGCCGCCCGAGCAAGACCGCGCGGCAATCGCGTCGCTGGTCGGATTGTCGGCCGATGACCTGGCAAGCGATCCCATCTGGGTGGATACCGGGGCGGACCAATTGCTGGTCCCGTTGGCCAGCGTGGACGCGGTGCGCCGCGCCATGCCCGACTCCGCCAAGCTAAGCCGCTGGCAAGCCAGCAGCCTGGGCCGCAAGACGATGTACCTGTTCGCGTTTGACGAAGGCAATGTGCGCGATGCACGCCAGGTGGTCGTGGCGCGCTACTTCTTTGCCAAGGCGGGCGGCGGCGTGGACGAGGACGCCGGCACGGGATCGGCCTGCGCCAATCTGGGCGGTTGGTTGATCCATAAGCAGCAGCCTTTGCCCGGCAGCATCCTGGTCGAGCAGGGCGATCAGATGGGCCGGCCGTGCCGCTTGCTGCTGGACGTGCATGCCGACGGCCGTATCCAGGTGGGCGGCCGTGCGTTGGAAATCGGGCGGGGCACCGTCACGATCTGA
- the cphA gene encoding cyanophycin synthetase — protein MKKKDIEFLDVVALRGPNIWTYRPVLEAWVDIGELEDYPSNTIPGFYERLSEWLPTLIEHRCSPGVRGGFLARLKEGTWPGHILEHVTLELQNLAGLRGGFGKARETSTRGVYKVVVRAWQEQVTRTALNEARDLVMAAIEDRPFDVPATIAKLRSLVDKHCLGPSTACIVDAADDRDIPYIRLFEGNLVQFGYGSAQRRIWTAETDRTSAIAEGISRDKDLTKELLSTCGVPVPEGRLVRSEDDAWEAAEDIGLPVVVKPYDGNHGRGVFTNLTTREDVVSAYRVAVDEGSGVIVERFVLGNEHRLLVVGNRMVAAAAGEPAWVTGDGKSTITELIDSQINIDPRRGRTENHPLNLVRLDSAARLEIARQGMSEDSVPADGQRVLVQRSGNVAFDVTDRVHPSIAATVTLAARVVGLDIAGVDLVAEDITRPLAEQRGAIVEVNAGPGLLMHLKPADGAPRPVGRAIVDHLFPDGDAGRIPIVGVTGTNGKTVVARLVARLLHLSGKRTGLACSEGLYLDRRLVQKGDRADFASGTRLLMNRNVDAAVIENDSGVILGQGLAYDRCQVGVVTNIDDADHLGDFDVNETERMFNVFRTQVDVVLPTGAAVLNARDPRVVEMAELSDGAVIFFGIDPALPAIAAHVQQDGRAVFVRDGGIILAQGTREERLADVAAIPLTHGGRVAFQVENVLAAVGAAWALDIPVELIRAGIETFDIDQADAPWQFTLFERNGSTVVVDDVHNASALRPLIAAIDQFPSTRRAAVYSAGADRRDADLIEQGRLLGDAFDRVVLYDDMTVQSKRPEGQARALLRQGLSQGSRVKDIQDEPDHGKAIESVLNGIAAGDFVLLQSDEAFSGPTIDLVRRWIQQY, from the coding sequence ATGAAAAAGAAAGACATTGAATTTCTCGATGTCGTGGCTTTGCGCGGCCCGAACATTTGGACGTATCGCCCGGTCCTTGAAGCATGGGTGGATATTGGTGAATTGGAAGACTATCCGTCCAACACCATTCCCGGGTTTTACGAGCGCCTGTCCGAATGGCTGCCGACGCTGATCGAACACCGATGCAGCCCTGGCGTGCGCGGCGGTTTCCTGGCCCGCCTGAAAGAAGGCACCTGGCCCGGCCACATTCTTGAACATGTCACGCTGGAATTGCAGAACCTGGCCGGATTGCGCGGCGGCTTCGGCAAAGCCCGCGAAACGTCGACGCGCGGCGTCTACAAGGTGGTGGTGCGCGCCTGGCAGGAACAGGTCACCCGCACCGCCCTGAACGAAGCGCGCGACCTGGTCATGGCCGCCATTGAAGACCGCCCGTTCGACGTGCCCGCCACCATCGCCAAGCTGCGCAGCCTGGTGGACAAGCACTGCTTGGGCCCCAGCACCGCCTGCATCGTGGATGCCGCCGATGACCGCGACATTCCCTATATCCGCCTGTTTGAAGGCAACCTGGTGCAATTCGGCTACGGCTCGGCCCAGCGCCGCATCTGGACGGCCGAGACCGACCGTACCAGCGCCATCGCCGAAGGCATCTCGCGCGACAAGGACCTGACCAAGGAACTGCTGTCGACCTGCGGCGTGCCGGTGCCCGAGGGCCGCCTGGTGCGCAGCGAGGACGACGCCTGGGAAGCCGCCGAAGACATCGGCCTGCCCGTGGTGGTCAAGCCGTATGACGGCAACCATGGCCGTGGCGTCTTCACCAACCTGACGACCCGCGAAGACGTGGTGTCCGCCTACCGCGTGGCGGTGGACGAAGGCAGCGGCGTCATCGTCGAACGCTTTGTGCTGGGCAACGAACACCGTTTGCTGGTGGTCGGCAACCGCATGGTGGCCGCTGCTGCCGGCGAACCGGCGTGGGTGACGGGCGACGGCAAGTCCACCATCACCGAATTGATCGACAGCCAGATCAACATCGATCCGCGCCGTGGCCGCACCGAAAACCATCCGCTGAACCTGGTCCGCCTGGATTCAGCCGCCCGGCTGGAAATTGCCCGCCAGGGCATGTCGGAAGACAGCGTGCCGGCCGACGGCCAGCGCGTCTTGGTGCAGCGCAGCGGAAACGTGGCGTTCGACGTAACCGACCGCGTGCATCCCAGCATTGCCGCCACCGTCACGCTGGCCGCCCGCGTGGTGGGCCTGGACATTGCCGGCGTGGATCTGGTGGCTGAAGACATCACGCGCCCGCTGGCGGAACAGCGCGGGGCCATTGTTGAAGTCAACGCCGGCCCAGGCTTGCTGATGCACCTGAAGCCGGCCGACGGCGCCCCGCGTCCGGTGGGCCGCGCCATTGTCGACCACCTGTTCCCCGACGGCGACGCCGGCCGCATTCCCATCGTGGGCGTCACGGGCACCAACGGCAAGACCGTGGTGGCACGCCTGGTTGCGCGCCTGTTGCACCTGTCCGGCAAGCGCACCGGCCTGGCGTGCAGCGAAGGGCTGTACCTGGACCGCCGCCTGGTGCAAAAGGGCGACCGCGCCGATTTCGCGTCCGGCACGCGGTTGCTGATGAACCGCAACGTGGACGCGGCCGTCATCGAAAACGACAGCGGCGTCATCCTGGGCCAGGGCCTGGCCTATGACCGCTGCCAGGTCGGCGTGGTGACCAATATCGACGACGCCGACCATCTTGGCGACTTCGACGTCAACGAAACGGAGCGCATGTTCAATGTGTTCCGCACGCAGGTCGACGTGGTGCTGCCGACGGGCGCCGCTGTGCTCAACGCGCGCGACCCCCGCGTGGTGGAAATGGCCGAGCTGTCCGATGGCGCGGTGATCTTCTTCGGCATCGACCCCGCCCTGCCCGCCATTGCCGCGCATGTGCAGCAAGACGGCCGCGCGGTGTTTGTGCGCGACGGCGGCATCATCCTGGCGCAAGGCACCCGCGAAGAACGGCTGGCCGACGTGGCCGCCATCCCGTTGACGCATGGTGGCCGCGTGGCCTTCCAGGTGGAAAACGTACTGGCCGCCGTGGGCGCCGCCTGGGCGCTGGACATTCCCGTGGAGCTGATCCGCGCCGGTATCGAAACCTTCGATATCGATCAGGCCGACGCGCCCTGGCAGTTCACGCTATTTGAACGCAACGGCAGCACGGTGGTGGTGGACGACGTGCACAACGCGTCCGCCCTGCGTCCGCTGATCGCCGCCATCGACCAGTTTCCGTCAACGCGACGCGCCGCGGTGTATTCCGCCGGCGCCGACCGCCGCGACGCCGACCTGATCGAACAGGGCCGCCTGCTGGGCGATGCCTTTGACCGCGTCGTGCTCTATGACGACATGACCGTGCAAAGCAAGCGCCCCGAAGGCCAGGCGCGCGCGCTGCTGCGCCAGGGGCTGTCGCAAGGCAGCCGCGTGAAAGACATCCAGGACGAGCCGGATCATGGCAAGGCCATCGAAAGCGTGCTGAACGGCATTGCAGCGGGCGACTTCGTCCTGCTGCAATCCGACGAAGCCTTTTCGGGCCCCACCATCGATCTGGTCCGCCGCTGGATTCAACAATACTGA
- a CDS encoding 4Fe-4S binding protein, with amino-acid sequence MAAVLGRVTSRIADFLRDHAPLLRKLQWGIVALYAFLLIVPAIMPLPDNAASVFNNLTIVAQFAFWGVWWPFVLISMPILGRAWCGWLCPEGMLTEWASERGQGRAIPKWMRWGGWPFVAFALTTVYGQLVSVYQYPLAVLAVLGGSTVAAMIVGWRYGRSKRVWCKYLCPVNGVFNLLAKLAPWHFKVDEEKWRHPVIRIEPINCAPLVPLRHMKGAGDCHMCGRCSDYRGAIALTPRSPEEEIVHVSDGDAWQTALLCFGLMGIAIGAFLWSASPWYVTAKQWAATWLVEHDIMWPLMDNAPWFILTHYPDVNDSFSWLDGAGILMFVIGATVIVGGASFLSLWLADRLAPAAPSVDAASVDAAATRWIRPGVHKLAQALIPSAGIGVFLGLSATTVNLLKHEGVQAGWAGPVRFTLLTLAVLWTLRLFARLLAPRPVTATRKVAAWVVLAAGLAPFCMAWVFFFAIW; translated from the coding sequence ATGGCTGCTGTACTCGGGAGGGTGACTTCCCGGATCGCCGATTTTCTCCGTGACCATGCCCCGCTGTTGCGCAAGCTTCAGTGGGGCATTGTTGCGTTGTACGCGTTCCTGCTGATCGTGCCCGCAATCATGCCCTTGCCCGACAACGCGGCATCGGTGTTCAACAACCTGACCATCGTTGCGCAGTTTGCCTTCTGGGGCGTCTGGTGGCCGTTCGTGCTGATCTCGATGCCGATCCTGGGCCGCGCGTGGTGCGGCTGGCTTTGCCCGGAAGGCATGCTGACCGAATGGGCCAGCGAGCGCGGGCAGGGCCGCGCCATCCCGAAGTGGATGCGCTGGGGCGGCTGGCCGTTTGTGGCGTTTGCGTTGACGACGGTGTACGGCCAACTGGTCAGCGTGTATCAATACCCGCTGGCGGTGCTGGCTGTGCTGGGCGGTTCCACCGTGGCCGCCATGATCGTCGGCTGGCGGTATGGCCGCAGCAAGCGCGTGTGGTGCAAATATCTGTGCCCGGTCAACGGCGTGTTCAATCTGTTGGCCAAACTGGCGCCGTGGCACTTCAAGGTCGATGAAGAAAAGTGGCGTCACCCCGTCATCCGCATTGAGCCCATCAACTGCGCGCCGCTGGTGCCGCTGCGCCACATGAAGGGCGCGGGCGATTGCCACATGTGCGGTCGGTGCAGCGATTATCGCGGCGCCATCGCCCTGACGCCGCGTTCGCCCGAAGAAGAAATCGTGCACGTTTCGGATGGCGACGCCTGGCAGACCGCCTTGCTGTGCTTCGGCCTGATGGGCATCGCCATCGGCGCGTTTCTCTGGAGCGCCAGCCCCTGGTACGTGACGGCCAAGCAATGGGCCGCGACGTGGCTGGTCGAGCACGACATCATGTGGCCGCTGATGGACAACGCACCCTGGTTCATCCTGACGCACTACCCCGACGTCAACGACAGCTTTTCGTGGCTGGACGGCGCGGGCATCCTGATGTTCGTCATCGGCGCCACCGTGATCGTGGGCGGCGCGAGCTTCCTGTCGCTGTGGCTGGCCGACCGCCTGGCGCCCGCTGCGCCGTCGGTCGACGCCGCCTCGGTCGATGCCGCCGCAACGCGCTGGATCCGCCCCGGCGTGCACAAGCTGGCGCAGGCGCTGATCCCGTCGGCCGGCATCGGCGTGTTCCTGGGCCTGTCCGCCACCACCGTTAACCTGCTCAAGCACGAAGGCGTGCAAGCGGGCTGGGCCGGCCCGGTGCGCTTCACGCTGTTGACGCTTGCCGTGCTGTGGACCTTGCGCCTGTTTGCCCGCCTGCTGGCGCCGCGCCCCGTCACCGCCACGCGCAAGGTAGCGGCGTGGGTGGTGCTGGCCGCGGGCTTGGCACCGTTCTGCATGGCATGGGTGTTTTTCTTTGCAATCTGGTAA
- a CDS encoding CsbD family protein yields the protein MNNDIIAGKWKQMTGKAKAAWGELTDDELTRTEGNAERLAGLIQERYGKTKDEAQKEVRDFFDRNP from the coding sequence ATGAATAACGACATCATCGCCGGCAAGTGGAAGCAAATGACTGGCAAGGCCAAAGCCGCCTGGGGTGAGCTCACCGACGACGAACTGACTCGCACGGAAGGCAACGCCGAACGCCTGGCTGGCCTGATTCAAGAGCGTTATGGCAAGACCAAGGATGAAGCGCAAAAGGAAGTCCGGGATTTCTTCGACCGCAATCCCTGA